Proteins encoded in a region of the Photobacterium profundum SS9 genome:
- a CDS encoding response regulator — protein sequence MAKSKRILICDDSPIVHKALTRLLPDSDFLTLHFAENGRAGLECLSQYDIDVLFLDLTMPVMDGFDVLKSLPVRDFDTKVVVVSADVQKQAIERCFSLGAHHFLSKPFDSKDFKALLTSLDLSVESHSPLQNETLVNSESDYLNTFKEVANIALGRGAAIISDHFGEFIKMPLPNVAHMDAGELAMAITDIRNTDDTIAIAQRFVGGGINGEALVCLRGDDIGVFGERLGFSQMDEHKNEIVIDTANLMVSSFLVALSEQMNIPFSVRQPIVLEEYMSLGDGENSTLELFTIEYTYQAESLDLECDVLFLMDSGSTQVIKKIMGTLH from the coding sequence GTGGCTAAGTCTAAGCGTATTTTAATTTGTGATGATTCACCGATTGTACATAAAGCACTCACTCGCTTGCTACCTGACAGTGATTTTTTGACGCTTCATTTTGCAGAAAATGGTAGGGCGGGTTTAGAGTGCTTGAGCCAGTACGATATTGATGTTTTATTCTTAGACTTAACGATGCCCGTGATGGACGGTTTTGATGTATTAAAATCATTACCAGTGCGTGACTTTGACACAAAGGTCGTGGTTGTATCGGCAGATGTTCAAAAACAAGCAATCGAGCGTTGCTTCTCTTTAGGGGCGCATCATTTTTTAAGTAAACCCTTTGACTCTAAAGATTTTAAAGCATTATTAACCAGTTTAGACCTTAGTGTAGAAAGTCACTCGCCTCTGCAAAATGAAACATTAGTTAATAGTGAGTCTGATTACTTAAACACGTTCAAAGAAGTCGCGAATATTGCTCTTGGGCGTGGGGCTGCCATTATTTCAGATCACTTTGGTGAATTCATCAAAATGCCTTTGCCCAACGTTGCTCATATGGATGCTGGTGAGTTGGCTATGGCCATTACCGATATTAGAAATACAGACGATACCATTGCTATTGCACAACGATTTGTTGGTGGTGGTATTAACGGTGAAGCGTTAGTGTGTTTACGCGGCGATGATATTGGTGTTTTTGGTGAAAGGTTGGGCTTTAGCCAGATGGATGAACACAAAAATGAAATCGTGATTGATACTGCAAATCTGATGGTATCATCTTTCCTTGTGGCATTGTCTGAGCAAATGAATATACCATTCTCTGTTCGCCAGCCTATTGTATTAGAAGAATATATGAGCTTGGGGGATGGCGAAAATAGTACATTAGAATTATTTACCATCGAATATACTTATCAAGCTGAATCGTTAGATTTGGAATGTGATGTGCTGTTTTTGATGGATAGTGGATCAACTCAGGTCATAAAAAAAATAATGGGCACTTTACATTGA
- a CDS encoding diguanylate cyclase, producing the protein MNEITLADFHLTMQVMDNIDVGVVIIDKHYNVMAWNTFMQAYSGISSDDIMGRNLFDVLDDLPEEWLKNKIESTFKLGMRSFTSWEDRPSIFNFSNFSPISGGSELMYQNLILTPLKSLHGDFSHVCLSVTDVSDIAKNKTHLRESNKQLTHLSMTDRLTQLYNRGHWETCLAEEFERCRQTQTPSTLVMFDIDHFKKVNDTFGHVAGDGVIRIVSNVLRRTKRQSDIAGRYGGEEFGVILPYTSSEMGQYFTERLRQRIEQARVNVDVRSINVTISLGVCEWYPELRNYEQWLEHADKALYISKQSGRNQSTVFEALVEQEKDTA; encoded by the coding sequence TTGAATGAAATCACGTTAGCAGACTTCCACCTGACTATGCAGGTGATGGATAATATCGATGTGGGTGTCGTTATTATTGATAAACACTACAACGTAATGGCATGGAATACGTTCATGCAGGCTTATAGTGGTATAAGTTCTGACGATATCATGGGGCGAAATCTTTTTGATGTGTTAGATGATTTACCAGAAGAGTGGCTGAAGAATAAGATTGAATCGACATTTAAGTTAGGTATGCGTTCGTTCACGTCATGGGAAGATCGACCTTCTATCTTTAATTTTTCAAACTTTAGCCCGATCTCTGGTGGATCGGAGCTCATGTATCAAAACCTCATACTTACGCCATTGAAATCACTTCATGGTGACTTTTCGCATGTTTGTTTGTCAGTGACTGATGTATCTGATATTGCGAAAAACAAAACACATTTACGAGAATCAAATAAGCAACTTACTCACTTAAGTATGACGGATAGGCTAACACAACTGTATAACCGTGGTCATTGGGAAACTTGCCTCGCTGAAGAATTTGAGCGTTGCCGTCAAACGCAGACGCCATCGACTTTAGTCATGTTTGATATTGACCACTTTAAGAAAGTGAATGATACCTTTGGACATGTTGCTGGTGATGGTGTTATCCGCATTGTATCGAACGTATTACGCCGTACCAAGCGTCAGAGTGATATTGCTGGACGGTATGGTGGTGAAGAATTTGGTGTCATTCTGCCGTATACGTCATCTGAGATGGGGCAGTACTTTACAGAGCGTCTACGTCAGCGAATAGAGCAGGCTAGGGTGAATGTTGATGTACGTTCAATCAATGTGACAATCAGTTTAGGCGTGTGTGAGTGGTACCCAGAACTGCGTAATTATGAACAATGGTTAGAGCATGCAGATAAGGCATTATATATTTCTAAGCAATCTGGACGTAATCAAAGCACAGTATTTGAAGCCTTAGTTGAGCAAGAAAAAGATACCGCTTAG
- a CDS encoding DUF3802 family protein, protein MVVESEGYHALIEYFTEHLALFEKASEDVCKETVEDVVTDMIATNLMVVFSQNPDLEADFRFKLMQEADAVVADLSEVLAGAWLRSPTVEQISFLEDYIGLVKNLFDSAISQKK, encoded by the coding sequence ATGGTTGTTGAATCTGAAGGTTATCACGCACTGATTGAATATTTTACTGAACACCTTGCATTGTTTGAAAAGGCAAGTGAAGATGTATGTAAAGAAACTGTTGAAGATGTTGTAACAGACATGATTGCGACAAACTTAATGGTTGTTTTTTCGCAAAACCCTGATTTAGAAGCAGATTTTCGTTTTAAACTAATGCAAGAGGCTGATGCTGTCGTTGCTGACCTAAGTGAGGTACTTGCGGGGGCTTGGCTTAGATCCCCTACGGTTGAGCAGATCTCGTTTCTTGAAGACTATATTGGTTTAGTTAAAAACTTATTTGATAGTGCAATCAGTCAGAAAAAGTAG
- a CDS encoding tRNA-uridine aminocarboxypropyltransferase gives MRIHAVHTLYEERLARSTRPFKARGSKVERCRQCMLRKHLCICSIKPMIKSTAAFLLVMFDDEILKPSNTGRLIADLFEDTFAYIWSRTEPNQDMLTLLDDPQWQPYVVFPAEYAEPERVAEHIELEDGKRPLFIMLDGSWSEAKKMFRRSPYLDRFPILSINPDKPSRYRMREASKENQLGTAEVAARIIDLFGEGNNADMLDLWFDVFRESYMTGKMNRLLPDESAIKRLESHVADTVAI, from the coding sequence ATGCGCATTCATGCTGTACATACGCTATATGAAGAACGACTTGCTCGTTCCACCCGTCCTTTTAAAGCGCGAGGCTCTAAAGTCGAACGTTGCCGCCAGTGTATGCTGCGTAAGCACCTGTGTATTTGTAGTATTAAACCTATGATTAAATCAACCGCTGCGTTTTTATTGGTCATGTTTGATGATGAAATATTAAAGCCAAGTAATACTGGGCGCTTAATTGCTGATTTATTTGAAGATACGTTTGCCTATATTTGGTCTCGTACAGAGCCTAATCAAGACATGCTCACCTTGTTAGATGATCCACAGTGGCAGCCTTATGTCGTTTTTCCTGCTGAATATGCAGAACCTGAGCGTGTTGCTGAACACATTGAGCTTGAGGATGGAAAACGTCCGCTATTTATCATGCTCGATGGTAGTTGGTCTGAAGCGAAAAAAATGTTCCGTCGTAGTCCTTATCTGGATCGTTTTCCTATTTTATCAATTAACCCAGATAAACCGTCACGTTATAGAATGCGTGAAGCATCAAAAGAAAATCAATTGGGTACGGCTGAGGTAGCAGCTCGCATTATTGATTTATTTGGTGAAGGTAATAACGCTGATATGCTTGATTTGTGGTTTGACGTTTTCCGTGAAAGTTACATGACGGGTAAAATGAACCGTTTGTTGCCCGATGAGTCTGCAATTAAGCGATTAGAAAGTCATGTAGCAGATACAGTGGCCATTTAA